The Alphaproteobacteria bacterium genome contains a region encoding:
- a CDS encoding VOC family protein, with the protein MQTQIYLVFDGRTEEALDFYKKTLGVEVQMMMRFKDAPGPQDPNCPPPKNPNAVMHSSFKLGDQQVMASDGDSGGKPEFKGFSLTLAVDTEAQAEKLFAALSEGGNVKQPLIPTFFSPKFGIVQDKFGVGWMVLVNRP; encoded by the coding sequence ATGCAGACGCAGATTTACCTGGTCTTTGACGGCCGTACCGAGGAAGCGCTCGATTTCTACAAGAAGACGCTCGGCGTCGAAGTGCAGATGATGATGCGCTTCAAGGACGCGCCGGGCCCGCAGGATCCCAATTGTCCGCCGCCGAAGAATCCGAACGCCGTCATGCATTCGTCGTTCAAGCTGGGCGACCAGCAGGTGATGGCGTCCGACGGCGACAGCGGCGGCAAACCGGAGTTCAAGGGCTTCTCGCTCACCCTCGCTGTGGACACGGAAGCGCAAGCCGAGAAGCTGTTCGCCGCCTTGAGCGAAGGCGGAAACGTGAAACAGCCGTTGATCCCGACGTTCTTCTCACCCAAATTCGGGATTGTGCAGGACAAGTTCGGCGTCGGCTGGATGGTGCTGGTCAACCGGCCGTAG
- a CDS encoding class II glutamine amidotransferase — protein MCRWIAYRGETIKLERYVTAPAHSLVVQSMRAMEGNASTNGDGFGLGWYDAHDREPGLYREVRPAWSDENLRHLCRHIRSHLFFAHVRASTGTPTTRPNCHPFAFGKWLFMHNGQVGDWSLIRRRVEALIPDDLYKCRIGTTDSEAVFLAILGAGADDDPIAATLRTLNILTDMVRASGTTEPLRFTSALADGENLYAFRFSNNDTPNTLYYRESAENVVVVSEPLDTDRAHWKLVPQRHLIVARKHGPVELLPFPDEARVAAE, from the coding sequence ATGTGCCGCTGGATCGCCTACCGCGGGGAAACGATCAAGCTCGAACGCTATGTGACGGCGCCGGCCCATTCGCTGGTGGTGCAGAGCATGCGCGCGATGGAAGGCAACGCCTCGACCAACGGCGACGGGTTCGGGCTCGGCTGGTACGACGCGCACGACCGCGAGCCGGGACTCTATCGCGAGGTGCGCCCGGCCTGGTCGGACGAGAACCTGCGGCATCTCTGCCGGCACATCCGCTCGCATCTCTTCTTTGCGCATGTGCGCGCCTCGACCGGCACGCCGACCACGCGCCCGAACTGCCATCCGTTCGCATTCGGCAAATGGCTGTTCATGCACAACGGGCAGGTCGGCGACTGGTCGCTGATCCGCCGCCGGGTCGAGGCGCTCATCCCCGACGATCTCTACAAGTGCCGTATCGGCACGACGGATTCCGAGGCCGTGTTCCTGGCGATCCTCGGCGCGGGCGCTGACGACGACCCGATCGCGGCCACGCTGCGCACACTCAACATTCTCACCGACATGGTGCGCGCGAGCGGCACGACCGAACCGTTGCGTTTCACCTCGGCGCTTGCCGACGGCGAGAACCTCTACGCGTTCCGCTTCTCCAACAACGACACACCGAACACGCTGTACTATCGCGAGTCGGCCGAGAATGTCGTCGTGGTGTCGGAACCGCTCGATACCGACCGCGCGCACTGGAAGCTCGTGCCGCAACGCCATCTGATCGTCGCCCGCAAGCACGGGCCGGTGGAATTGCTGCCGTTCCCCGACGAGGCGAGGGTCGCGGCGGAGTGA
- a CDS encoding glycosyltransferase family 39 protein codes for MTATCLRRGRWRRVEASFAAYLDERSPRTALVAAALFALAGVFFLAGLKAAQDVFIDAAEAYAWGQSFLGGYGRHPPMTGWIAGLWYSVFPAADWASYALSRVMTFMTLVSLYFIARRVAGPRRALFLLLLMMLYPLFHTKGERFNNYQVLLALLPLLVLTFLIAYEKRTALWGALLGLAAASCTLTIYSGLIGVAAVGLAALIHTDRMRFLRSPAPWIAAVVYLVALTPHILWLVKWNYPTLQWASSLAEQPGSVLHTLEYLGHHFALVAIPVIVGAALLWPWRRMASAFARREPDAFLVLVVSSVLVFLAPAAALVMGSYLRLDWGNPLFFLVPLTLLVLVPVRMTMRAVTRAGIVATAFTLVLLIAAPIYPWINYRLRPVGGAHAPYHEIAEELTKIWRARFNSALPIVVGGYEVAAYVVFYSGDHPKMYADFDPALSPWIDYPGELKRKGFVGACAPYAAECIAKLDTLNPSAEKLTVSVTRQIGDIKGDTMVYEVRVSPPSP; via the coding sequence TTGACCGCAACCTGTTTGCGTAGGGGCCGCTGGCGCCGCGTCGAGGCGTCCTTCGCGGCGTATCTCGACGAGCGCTCGCCGCGCACGGCGCTCGTTGCGGCCGCGCTGTTCGCGCTCGCCGGGGTCTTCTTCCTCGCCGGGCTGAAGGCCGCGCAGGACGTGTTCATCGACGCGGCGGAAGCCTACGCCTGGGGGCAGTCCTTCCTCGGCGGCTACGGCCGCCATCCGCCGATGACCGGCTGGATCGCGGGCCTCTGGTACAGCGTATTTCCGGCCGCCGACTGGGCCTCCTACGCGCTCTCGCGCGTCATGACGTTCATGACGCTCGTGTCACTCTATTTCATCGCGCGGCGGGTCGCCGGGCCGCGGCGCGCGTTATTTCTGCTGCTGCTCATGATGCTGTACCCGCTGTTTCACACCAAGGGTGAGCGCTTCAACAATTATCAGGTGCTGCTGGCGCTGCTGCCGCTGCTGGTGCTGACGTTCCTCATCGCCTACGAGAAGCGCACCGCGCTGTGGGGCGCGTTGCTCGGGCTCGCGGCGGCATCCTGCACGCTGACGATCTATTCGGGGCTGATCGGTGTGGCGGCGGTCGGACTCGCGGCGCTGATCCATACTGACCGCATGCGCTTTCTGCGCTCGCCCGCGCCGTGGATCGCGGCGGTCGTGTATCTCGTGGCGCTGACGCCGCACATCCTGTGGCTCGTCAAATGGAATTACCCGACGCTGCAGTGGGCAAGCTCGCTCGCCGAGCAGCCCGGCTCGGTGCTGCACACACTCGAGTATCTCGGGCATCACTTCGCGCTCGTCGCCATCCCGGTGATCGTCGGCGCCGCGCTGCTCTGGCCCTGGCGGCGCATGGCGAGCGCGTTCGCGCGGCGCGAGCCCGATGCGTTCCTCGTGCTGGTCGTCTCGAGCGTGCTGGTGTTCTTGGCCCCGGCGGCCGCGCTGGTGATGGGCAGCTACCTGCGGCTCGACTGGGGCAATCCGCTGTTCTTCCTGGTGCCGCTTACCTTGCTGGTGCTCGTTCCGGTGCGCATGACCATGCGTGCGGTCACGCGCGCCGGCATCGTGGCGACGGCCTTCACGCTGGTCCTCCTGATCGCCGCGCCGATCTATCCGTGGATCAACTATCGCCTGCGCCCGGTCGGCGGCGCGCATGCGCCCTATCACGAGATCGCCGAGGAGTTGACCAAAATCTGGCGTGCGCGCTTCAACTCAGCCCTGCCGATCGTGGTCGGCGGCTACGAGGTTGCGGCCTACGTGGTGTTCTACAGCGGCGATCATCCGAAGATGTACGCCGATTTCGACCCGGCGCTGTCGCCCTGGATCGATTATCCGGGCGAACTGAAGCGCAAGGGTTTCGTCGGCGCCTGCGCCCCCTATGCGGCGGAGTGCATCGCCAAGCTCGATACGCTCAACCCCTCGGCCGAGAAGCTCACCGTGTCGGTCACGCGCCAGATCGGCGACATAAAGGGCGACACGATGGTTTATGAGGTGAGGGTGTCGCCGCCTTCTCCGTAG
- a CDS encoding glycosyltransferase family 39 protein has product MLAPFERMLDALSDPARRERAVVWLLTAYCAAWSLYGALAKGSQDVHFDMGEMVAWSRDAGIGTPKHPPLAAWLVGAWFRFFPQADWAYYLFAMVLATFALWVAWRVSEGYLEGEKRVAGLLLLTFIPFFNFHALKYNANTVLIPLWALVTWCFLRSYETRSLRWAALAGAAAAAAMMGKYWSVFLLAGLGVAALADPRRAAYFRSSAPWVTIAAGAILFAPHVAWLIGQDFAPFSYAVVAHQSTLASAALSGLGFLAGVAGYIAPAAAISALVTRPNLAAIVDTLWPREPARRFALIAFVAPLVLPALAAMLFRVEIVSLWAMCAMTLLPVVLLSSPLVAVARRAATWLLAAAIVFPVLMVLAAPFVAVWIHREGVPNYATHYRLLAQAIDRIWHANVNAPLRYVGSYTNIVNGVSFYLPDKPSTLDIVDPPSTPWSDEASIARAGIALVCPEPEAVCMHFLNQRAGDLPRHAVTLSRRHWGVADKPVRYIIVVVPPK; this is encoded by the coding sequence TTGCTCGCACCATTCGAACGCATGCTCGATGCGCTGAGCGATCCGGCGCGGCGCGAGCGGGCGGTGGTCTGGCTGCTCACCGCGTATTGCGCCGCATGGTCGCTCTATGGCGCGCTCGCCAAGGGCAGCCAGGACGTTCACTTCGACATGGGCGAGATGGTCGCGTGGTCGCGCGACGCCGGGATCGGTACGCCGAAGCACCCGCCGCTTGCCGCCTGGCTGGTCGGCGCGTGGTTCAGGTTTTTTCCGCAAGCCGACTGGGCCTATTACCTGTTCGCCATGGTGCTCGCGACCTTCGCGTTGTGGGTCGCGTGGCGTGTGTCCGAGGGCTATCTCGAGGGCGAGAAGCGCGTCGCCGGGCTGCTGCTGCTCACCTTCATTCCGTTCTTCAATTTCCATGCGCTCAAATACAACGCCAACACGGTGCTGATCCCGCTCTGGGCGCTCGTCACCTGGTGCTTCCTGCGCTCCTACGAGACGCGCAGTCTGCGCTGGGCGGCGCTCGCCGGTGCCGCGGCGGCCGCCGCCATGATGGGCAAGTACTGGTCGGTGTTTCTGCTCGCCGGACTTGGCGTGGCGGCGCTCGCCGACCCGCGGCGCGCCGCGTATTTCAGGTCTTCGGCGCCGTGGGTGACGATCGCGGCCGGCGCGATCCTGTTCGCACCCCATGTCGCATGGTTGATAGGGCAGGACTTTGCGCCGTTCAGCTACGCGGTCGTGGCGCATCAATCGACGCTCGCAAGCGCCGCGCTGTCCGGCCTCGGTTTCCTCGCAGGTGTCGCCGGCTATATCGCGCCGGCGGCGGCGATCTCGGCGCTCGTGACGCGGCCGAACCTGGCAGCCATCGTGGACACGCTCTGGCCGCGCGAGCCCGCGCGCCGCTTCGCGCTGATCGCATTCGTGGCGCCGCTCGTCCTGCCGGCGCTCGCCGCGATGCTGTTCCGGGTCGAGATCGTGTCGCTGTGGGCGATGTGCGCCATGACCTTGCTCCCGGTGGTGCTGCTCTCCTCGCCGCTCGTCGCCGTCGCGCGCCGGGCCGCCACATGGCTGCTCGCTGCCGCGATCGTATTTCCGGTGCTGATGGTGCTGGCCGCGCCGTTCGTCGCGGTCTGGATCCACCGCGAGGGCGTGCCGAACTATGCGACGCACTATCGTTTGCTGGCGCAGGCGATCGACCGCATCTGGCACGCGAACGTCAACGCGCCGCTTCGTTATGTCGGCAGTTACACCAACATCGTCAACGGTGTATCGTTCTATCTGCCCGACAAGCCTTCGACCCTCGACATCGTCGATCCGCCTTCGACGCCATGGTCGGACGAGGCGAGCATCGCGCGCGCCGGCATCGCGCTGGTCTGCCCCGAACCCGAGGCGGTCTGCATGCACTTCCTCAACCAGCGCGCCGGCGACCTGCCGCGCCATGCGGTGACGCTCTCGCGCCGGCACTGGGGTGTCGCCGACAAGCCGGTGCGCTACATCATCGTGGTGGTGCCGCCGAAGTAG
- a CDS encoding phospholipase D-like domain-containing protein, producing the protein MPSVSDKKGNFTLRAYRGDAKTLLAFNFTDKSGIENLAGFTIQCQPKGQDPYFIQNNLRFETPAAHAQDPKQSANSTMNAPIHKFRWMHVPGSVHQGLEPFMGDYTYTVTPRYFDDKASMLPLDGKLSASVTITVDSFTKGNLTLGFTRGYTQSQAFVHHFGRNALIKPKDAKLQFDTSKVSGKNAAGETYTFAQEYEWLGFTARAQIFELVDEVVKNKGLTVDIFAYDFNEPDLTGTLLKLAKQGRVRMILDNAALHHSTKKATAEDQFEKLFNKAAGKKKLMLRGKFGRYSHDKVFIVSKKGAKKNTAVKVLTGSTNFSVTGLYVNSNHILVYDDAQVAGLYAGVFEESWKDGVKKPAFVKSAWAGKSFASTAKQTPPTQITFSPHSNDMAGKVLDAVVKRIKQEGKKKGAKIGSVLFAVMQIDKGTSPVYTALNTIHADQNIFSYGISDSPKGIKLYPVGTKTGVLVTGKPVNTQLPAPFDQVPNIGGVGHQIHHKFVVCGFNGDDPVVFCGSSNLATGGEEMNGDNLLTIRDGDVATVFAIEALSLVDHFDFLDRSSKGPKSKKKASKQEAAEEAHWFLSTDDKWAAKYFDSKDLHFVDRNLFA; encoded by the coding sequence ATGCCAAGTGTTTCCGACAAGAAGGGCAACTTCACGCTGCGCGCCTATCGCGGCGATGCGAAGACCTTGCTGGCATTCAACTTCACCGACAAGAGCGGCATCGAGAACCTCGCCGGCTTCACGATCCAGTGCCAGCCGAAGGGGCAGGACCCCTATTTCATCCAGAACAATCTGCGCTTCGAGACGCCCGCCGCGCACGCGCAGGACCCCAAGCAATCGGCCAATTCCACCATGAATGCGCCGATCCACAAATTCCGCTGGATGCATGTCCCGGGCTCGGTGCACCAGGGGCTCGAGCCGTTCATGGGGGATTACACCTATACGGTCACGCCGCGCTACTTCGACGACAAGGCGTCAATGTTGCCGCTCGACGGCAAATTGAGCGCCTCGGTGACCATCACGGTCGACTCGTTCACCAAGGGCAACCTGACGCTCGGCTTCACCCGCGGCTATACCCAGTCGCAGGCTTTCGTGCACCACTTCGGGCGTAACGCACTGATCAAGCCGAAGGACGCCAAGCTCCAGTTCGATACCTCCAAGGTGTCGGGCAAGAACGCCGCGGGCGAGACCTACACGTTCGCGCAGGAATACGAGTGGCTCGGTTTCACGGCGCGCGCGCAGATTTTCGAGCTGGTCGACGAAGTCGTGAAGAACAAGGGCCTCACGGTCGACATATTCGCCTACGACTTCAACGAGCCCGATCTGACCGGCACGCTGCTCAAGCTTGCGAAGCAGGGGCGTGTCCGCATGATCCTCGACAACGCGGCGCTGCACCACAGCACGAAGAAGGCGACCGCCGAGGACCAGTTCGAGAAGCTGTTCAACAAGGCGGCCGGCAAGAAGAAGCTGATGCTGCGCGGCAAGTTCGGCCGCTACTCGCACGACAAGGTCTTCATCGTCTCGAAGAAGGGCGCCAAGAAGAACACGGCCGTGAAGGTGCTGACCGGATCGACCAACTTCTCCGTCACCGGGCTCTACGTGAACTCGAACCACATCCTGGTCTACGACGACGCGCAGGTCGCGGGCCTCTATGCGGGCGTGTTCGAGGAGTCGTGGAAGGACGGTGTGAAAAAGCCGGCCTTCGTAAAAAGTGCGTGGGCCGGCAAGAGCTTCGCCTCGACCGCGAAGCAGACGCCGCCGACGCAGATCACCTTTTCGCCGCACAGCAACGACATGGCCGGCAAGGTCCTCGATGCGGTGGTCAAGCGCATCAAGCAGGAGGGCAAGAAGAAGGGCGCCAAGATCGGGAGCGTGCTGTTCGCCGTGATGCAGATCGACAAGGGCACCAGCCCGGTCTACACGGCGCTCAACACCATCCACGCCGACCAGAACATCTTCAGTTACGGCATTTCCGACAGCCCGAAGGGTATCAAGCTCTATCCGGTCGGCACCAAGACCGGCGTGCTGGTGACCGGCAAGCCGGTCAACACGCAATTGCCGGCGCCGTTCGATCAGGTGCCCAACATCGGCGGTGTCGGCCACCAGATTCACCACAAGTTCGTGGTCTGCGGCTTCAACGGCGACGACCCGGTGGTGTTCTGCGGGTCCTCCAACCTCGCGACCGGCGGCGAGGAGATGAACGGCGACAATCTGCTCACCATCCGCGACGGCGATGTCGCAACCGTGTTCGCGATCGAAGCGCTGTCGCTGGTCGATCACTTCGACTTCCTCGATCGCAGTTCGAAGGGTCCGAAGTCGAAGAAGAAGGCTTCCAAGCAGGAGGCCGCCGAAGAGGCGCACTGGTTCCTCTCGACCGACGACAAGTGGGCTGCGAAATATTTCGACTCGAAGGACCTGCATTTCGTTGACCGCAACCTGTTTGCGTAG
- a CDS encoding RNA polymerase sigma factor — protein MASGTHQAIEAIWRIEQAKIIAGVARITRDVGIAEELAQDALVTALNRWPQQGIPDNPAAWLMTAAKNRALDERRRARLIERKHEEIGREMDEHDTPDPDAALDDDIGDDLLRLIFTSCHPVLSTEARVALTLRLIGGLTTEEIARAFLMPEATVAQRIVRAKRTLTEARVPFEVPRGAALDERLASVLEVIYLIFNEGYAATAGEDWVRPALCEEALRLGRILAELAPAEPEVHGLVALMEIQASRLGARTAPDGAPILLLEQNRARWDQLLIRRGLAALVRAERLEAERGPYVLQAAIAACHARARTADATNWARIAEIYGELAERTPSPVIELNRAVAVSMAQGPAAGLELVDALTAEPTLKNYHLLPSVRGDFLKKLGRTAEARAEFERAAALTQNARERKLLLDRAAALG, from the coding sequence GTGGCATCCGGCACTCACCAGGCGATCGAGGCGATCTGGCGCATCGAGCAGGCGAAGATCATCGCCGGCGTCGCGCGCATCACGCGTGACGTCGGCATCGCCGAGGAGCTGGCGCAGGACGCGCTGGTCACCGCGCTCAACCGCTGGCCCCAGCAGGGTATCCCGGACAATCCGGCCGCCTGGCTGATGACGGCCGCGAAGAATCGCGCGCTCGACGAGCGGCGCCGCGCCAGGCTGATCGAGCGCAAGCATGAGGAGATCGGCCGCGAGATGGACGAGCACGACACGCCCGATCCCGATGCGGCGCTCGACGACGACATCGGCGACGATCTGCTGCGGCTCATCTTCACCTCCTGCCATCCGGTGCTCTCGACCGAGGCGCGCGTCGCACTCACGCTGCGCCTGATCGGCGGGCTCACCACCGAAGAGATCGCGCGCGCGTTTCTGATGCCGGAGGCGACCGTGGCGCAGCGCATCGTGCGGGCGAAGCGCACGCTCACCGAGGCGCGCGTGCCGTTCGAGGTGCCGCGCGGCGCGGCGCTCGACGAGCGGCTCGCCTCCGTGCTGGAGGTGATCTACCTCATTTTCAACGAGGGCTATGCGGCGACCGCCGGCGAGGACTGGGTGCGCCCGGCGCTCTGCGAGGAAGCGTTGCGGCTCGGCCGCATCCTCGCGGAGCTGGCGCCGGCGGAGCCCGAGGTGCACGGGCTGGTCGCGCTGATGGAAATCCAGGCCTCGCGGCTCGGTGCGCGGACAGCGCCCGACGGCGCGCCGATCCTGCTGCTCGAACAGAACCGCGCACGCTGGGATCAATTGCTGATCCGTCGCGGCCTTGCGGCGCTCGTGCGCGCCGAACGCCTCGAAGCGGAGCGCGGCCCTTATGTGCTGCAGGCCGCGATCGCGGCCTGTCATGCGCGGGCGCGCACCGCGGATGCGACCAACTGGGCGCGCATTGCGGAGATTTATGGAGAGCTCGCGGAGCGTACGCCGTCGCCCGTGATCGAGTTGAATCGCGCGGTCGCAGTCTCGATGGCGCAAGGCCCGGCGGCCGGGCTCGAGCTGGTCGATGCGCTGACCGCCGAGCCGACGCTGAAGAACTATCACCTGTTGCCGAGCGTGCGCGGCGACTTCCTGAAGAAACTCGGGCGCACCGCCGAGGCGCGCGCCGAATTCGAACGCGCTGCCGCGCTTACCCAGAACGCGCGCGAGCGCAAGCTGCTGCTCGACCGCGCCGCCGCGCTCGGCTGA
- a CDS encoding YciI family protein yields MAIVKPGKDYEAGKPPNPELMAAMGRLSQEQQKLGVFVMGGGLLPSAQGHKVRMSGGKITVTDGPFAETKEVIGGFAILNYASHAEAIEGARRVVQIHAEHGYTELEIELRPMMDPAECGQAPQQQASAA; encoded by the coding sequence ATGGCTATCGTCAAACCCGGCAAGGACTACGAGGCGGGAAAGCCGCCGAACCCCGAGCTGATGGCTGCGATGGGACGGCTCTCTCAGGAGCAGCAGAAGCTCGGCGTTTTCGTCATGGGCGGCGGCCTGCTGCCGAGCGCGCAGGGACACAAGGTGCGGATGTCGGGCGGCAAGATCACCGTTACCGACGGGCCGTTCGCCGAGACCAAGGAGGTGATCGGCGGCTTTGCGATCCTCAACTATGCGAGCCACGCGGAAGCGATCGAAGGCGCGCGGCGGGTGGTGCAGATCCATGCCGAGCATGGCTACACGGAGCTCGAAATCGAGTTGCGTCCCATGATGGACCCCGCCGAATGCGGGCAGGCGCCGCAGCAGCAGGCCTCGGCGGCCTGA
- a CDS encoding glycosyltransferase family 2 protein, whose amino-acid sequence MSSASPALAPAPVPETRPAPELSVVVPTFKERDNVPLLVEKLARALSGLAWEVVFVDDNSPDGTAAVARTIGERDARVRCVRRIGRRGLSGACIEGMLASQAKYVAVMDADLQHDETLLTAMLEKLRDGIDLAVASRYVAGGSAAGLAGARREQASRLSTALARKLLGVTLTDPMSGFFMMRRDRFEELAPQLSSQGFKILLDIVATARGSLRIAELPFVFGERQHGESKLDTRVALDFAALILSKLTNDAVSFRFLLFCLVGLTGIAIHMAVLQAAVGLGTRFGWAQTVATFVAITWNFVLNNMFTYRDQRLAGWPFVIGWIRFQVICAVGAISNVGIATVIYRYDPQWWIAGLGGALMGAVWNYVVSAAFVWRQR is encoded by the coding sequence ATGAGCTCCGCCTCCCCAGCGCTCGCGCCGGCCCCCGTCCCGGAAACACGCCCCGCGCCCGAACTCAGCGTCGTGGTTCCGACCTTCAAGGAACGCGACAACGTTCCCCTGCTGGTCGAGAAGCTCGCCCGCGCGCTGTCGGGCCTCGCGTGGGAGGTCGTCTTCGTCGACGACAACTCACCCGACGGCACGGCCGCGGTCGCGCGGACAATCGGCGAGCGCGACGCGCGCGTGCGCTGTGTGCGGCGCATCGGGCGGCGCGGACTGTCCGGCGCCTGCATCGAAGGCATGCTCGCGAGCCAGGCGAAGTACGTCGCCGTGATGGACGCGGACCTGCAGCACGACGAAACGCTGCTCACCGCCATGCTGGAGAAGTTGCGCGACGGCATCGATCTCGCGGTCGCGAGCCGCTATGTGGCGGGCGGTTCGGCCGCGGGCCTCGCCGGCGCGCGGCGCGAGCAGGCGAGCAGGCTCTCGACCGCACTCGCGCGCAAATTGCTCGGTGTGACGCTCACCGATCCGATGAGCGGCTTCTTCATGATGCGGCGCGACCGCTTCGAGGAGCTCGCGCCGCAGCTCTCCTCGCAGGGCTTCAAGATCCTGCTCGACATCGTGGCGACCGCGCGCGGCTCCTTGCGCATCGCCGAGCTGCCGTTCGTGTTCGGCGAGCGCCAGCACGGCGAGAGCAAGCTCGATACCCGCGTCGCGCTCGATTTCGCCGCGCTGATCCTCTCCAAGCTCACCAACGACGCGGTGTCGTTCCGCTTCCTGCTGTTCTGTCTGGTGGGCCTGACCGGCATCGCGATCCACATGGCGGTGCTGCAGGCCGCGGTCGGCCTCGGCACGCGTTTCGGCTGGGCGCAGACCGTTGCGACGTTCGTCGCGATCACCTGGAATTTCGTGCTCAACAACATGTTCACCTACCGCGACCAGCGGCTCGCCGGCTGGCCGTTCGTCATCGGGTGGATCCGCTTCCAGGTGATTTGCGCGGTCGGCGCGATCTCGAACGTCGGCATCGCCACGGTGATCTACCGTTACGACCCGCAGTGGTGGATCGCGGGGCTGGGTGGCGCGCTGATGGGCGCGGTGTGGAATTACGTGGTCAGCGCCGCCTTCGTCTGGCGGCAAAGATAG
- a CDS encoding glycosyltransferase family 39 protein: protein MKSISVLRDSFNDALARLVDGLAGPARRRRAALMFCVAYGVLWFVYGVIAKSSQDLNADMAEMIVWSRELAWGYPKHPPLLAFVLWGWFKIFPLADWAYLLLAVVTVSAGIFLVIELSAEWLAKEKLAAVPFLLATIPFYNFLGLKFDQNSALVPLWALAMWAMLRALDTRLPGWAALAGLAAAAAMLVKYWSGFLILALALAALFHPQRRAYFRSAAPWVTAGVFLIAVAPHVVWLIRESFPPITWVATRRIATSFGDTLYSMAEALGGTFAYAAVAIALVLVFVRPRPVALADGFLPKNERRTAAILFYVPLFVPIVPALIKNINLLSLWNTPALNLLPVMLLGSPLVAVPRAAVLRIAGVVTVLTLLIVAASPFVAFALLRTGVENDAAYARLLMEATEREWHKDRDKPLRLIGGPFALVSTAAFYGKDRPSTYPQFSRYLAPWVDDERIARDGMAIMCSDWALCLQYMDAVATRYGGGRRAEVTLARRWLWFSGPPARFHMTLIPPR, encoded by the coding sequence TTGAAATCGATTTCCGTCCTTCGCGACAGCTTCAACGATGCGCTCGCGCGGCTCGTCGACGGCCTTGCCGGCCCGGCGCGGCGGCGGCGCGCAGCGCTCATGTTCTGTGTCGCGTATGGCGTGCTGTGGTTTGTCTACGGCGTGATCGCGAAGTCGAGCCAGGACCTCAACGCCGACATGGCCGAGATGATCGTGTGGTCGCGTGAGCTCGCTTGGGGTTACCCGAAGCATCCGCCGCTGCTCGCCTTCGTGCTGTGGGGGTGGTTCAAGATTTTTCCGCTCGCCGACTGGGCCTATTTGCTGCTCGCGGTCGTCACCGTCTCGGCCGGGATTTTTCTGGTCATCGAGCTCTCCGCCGAGTGGCTTGCGAAGGAAAAGCTTGCCGCCGTTCCGTTTCTGCTCGCCACGATCCCGTTCTACAATTTCCTCGGGCTGAAGTTCGACCAGAACTCGGCGCTGGTTCCGCTCTGGGCGCTCGCGATGTGGGCCATGCTGCGCGCGCTCGACACGCGGCTGCCCGGCTGGGCGGCGCTCGCAGGCCTCGCGGCGGCGGCCGCGATGCTGGTGAAATACTGGTCGGGCTTTCTCATCCTCGCGCTCGCGCTTGCGGCACTCTTCCATCCGCAGCGGCGCGCGTATTTCCGCTCCGCCGCGCCGTGGGTGACGGCGGGTGTGTTTCTGATTGCGGTCGCGCCGCATGTGGTGTGGCTCATCCGCGAAAGCTTTCCGCCGATCACGTGGGTTGCGACGCGGCGCATCGCCACATCCTTCGGCGATACCCTGTACTCGATGGCCGAAGCGCTCGGCGGGACGTTCGCCTATGCGGCGGTTGCGATTGCGCTTGTGCTCGTGTTTGTGCGGCCAAGGCCGGTGGCACTGGCGGACGGCTTCCTGCCGAAGAACGAGCGGCGCACCGCCGCCATCCTGTTCTACGTACCGCTTTTCGTGCCGATCGTGCCGGCGCTGATCAAGAACATCAACCTGCTGTCGCTCTGGAATACGCCCGCGCTCAATCTGCTGCCCGTGATGCTGCTCGGCTCGCCGCTCGTCGCCGTGCCGCGCGCCGCGGTGTTGCGCATCGCCGGCGTCGTCACGGTGCTGACGCTGCTGATTGTTGCGGCCTCGCCCTTCGTCGCATTCGCGCTGCTCAGGACCGGCGTCGAGAACGACGCCGCCTATGCGCGGCTCCTGATGGAGGCGACCGAGCGAGAGTGGCACAAGGATAGGGACAAGCCGCTGAGGCTGATCGGTGGGCCGTTCGCGCTGGTCAGCACGGCGGCGTTCTACGGCAAGGACCGGCCGTCGACCTACCCGCAGTTCTCCCGGTACCTTGCGCCCTGGGTCGACGACGAGCGCATCGCGCGCGACGGCATGGCGATCATGTGCAGCGACTGGGCGCTCTGCCTGCAATACATGGATGCGGTGGCGACGCGCTATGGCGGCGGCCGGCGCGCCGAGGTGACGCTCGCGCGGCGCTGGCTCTGGTTTTCCGGCCCGCCCGCGCGCTTCCACATGACGCTCATTCCGCCGCGATGA
- a CDS encoding YciI family protein, whose product MPYMLLVMEPAGQREARPLPEGHEAYDRMVRFGEDLRARGFLKAYDSLGSTAKGTRVQVRNGKRSMVDGPFAEAKEIVGGFFLLDCSREQALEAAAVCPAAEFATIEVREVGPCWEK is encoded by the coding sequence ATGCCCTACATGCTGCTGGTGATGGAGCCCGCGGGGCAGCGCGAGGCGCGGCCGCTGCCGGAAGGCCATGAGGCCTATGACCGCATGGTACGTTTCGGCGAAGACCTGCGCGCCAGAGGATTTCTGAAGGCCTACGACTCGCTCGGCTCAACCGCAAAAGGCACGCGCGTGCAAGTGCGCAACGGCAAGCGCAGCATGGTCGACGGGCCGTTCGCCGAGGCGAAGGAGATCGTCGGCGGATTTTTTCTGCTCGACTGCTCACGCGAGCAGGCGCTGGAGGCGGCTGCCGTCTGTCCGGCCGCCGAATTCGCCACCATCGAGGTGCGCGAGGTCGGGCCCTGCTGGGAGAAATGA